From a region of the Hemibagrus wyckioides isolate EC202008001 linkage group LG14, SWU_Hwy_1.0, whole genome shotgun sequence genome:
- the slc38a4 gene encoding sodium-coupled neutral amino acid transporter 4, with protein sequence MERMELKKVCTEADDDSNDSLDERYSGPSNLEKATMNSQYLDEDDAESQKFLANGIMKKKKFEEYHEEYHPGHASFGMSVFNLSNAIMGSGILGLSFAMANTGIILFFILLFAVAILSLYSIHLLLVTAKEGGSLIYEKLGERAFGWPGKMAAFGSIIMQNIGAMSSYLFIVKYELPEVIRAFLGLEENSGEWYLNGNYLVVFVSVGVILPLALLKNLGYLGYTSGFSLSCMVFFLGVLIYKKTQLPCPLPFFFHHSTNTSLNGSELMNPYALLNHSALMEFSRADVSSSHLDPHSTALPASGIHYAPHSDDYEEMCTPKYFVFNSQTAYTIPILAFAFVCHPEVLPIYSELKDRSRKKMQTVSNLSILAMLIMYMLSALFGYLTFYDNVEAELLHTFTKVYKFDTMLLCVRLAVLTAVTLTVPIVLFPIRSSITTLLFAGREFSWIRHILIAAAILFFNNLLVIFVPTIRDIFGFIGSSAATMLIFILPAAFYLRLVKSIPFRSTQKISAAIFLIVGIIFMIGSLSLIILDWIHNPPGSGGGH encoded by the exons ATGGAGAGGATGGAGCTGAAGAAAGTGTGTACTGAGGCGGATGATGACAGCAACGACAGCCTGGACGAGCGCTACTCTGGGCCCAGCAACTTAGAGAAGGCCACCATGAACAG CCAGTATCTTGATGAAGATGATGCAGAGAGTCAGAAGTTTCTTGCAAATGGaataatgaagaagaagaagtttgaGGAGTATCATGAAGAATat caccCGGGTCATGCCTCATTTGGCATGTCTGTGTTTAATCTCAGTAATGCCATCATGGGAAGTGGAATCCTGGGCCTCTCTTTTGCGATGGCCAACACTGGAATCATCCTCTTTTT TATTCTCCTTTTCGCTGTTGCTATTCTGTCGCTCTACTCCATTCACCTGCTGCTTGTAACAGCTAAAGAAGGAG GCTCCCTTATCTATGAAAAGCTGGGTGAAAGGGCGTTCGGGTGGCCGGGGAAAATGGCAGCGTTTGGGTCTATAATCATGCAGAATATTGGAG CCATGTCCAGCTACCTGTTCATCGTGAAATACGAGCTGCCAGAGGTTATCCGAGCCTTTCTGGGACTAGAGGAGAATTCTGG TGAGTGGTATCTGAACGGGAATTACCTGGTGGTATTCGTGTCTGTTGGAGTTATTCTACCCCTGGCCCTGCTGAAGAACCTGG GTTACCTGGGCTACACCAGcggcttctctctctcctgcatggTCTTCTTTCTGGGCGTG CTGATTTATAAGAAGACCCAGCTCCCGTGTCCTTTGCCGTTCTTCTTCCACCACTCCACTAATACGAGCCTAAACGGTTCGGAACTGATGAATCCGTACGCGTTGCTTAATCACTCTGCTCTGATGGAGTTTTCTCGAGCGGACGTGAGCAGCAGTCACCTGGACCCCCATTCTACTGCTTTACCTGCGTCTGGCATCCATTACGCACCTCATTCGGACGACTATGAGGAAATGTGCACGCCTAAATACTTTGTGTTTAACTCCCAG ACTGCTTACACTATTCCTATCCTGGCTTTTGCCTTTGTGTGTCACCCAGAAGTCCTTCCCATTTACAGTGAACTCAAAGA TCGCTCTCGAAAGAAAATGCAAACTGTTTCAAACCTGTCGATTCTGGCGATGCTGATCATGTACATGCTGTCAGCACTGTTTGGTTACCTCACATTCTACG ATAATGTGGAGGCGGAGCTGCTGCACACGTTTACCAAGGTTTATAAGTTTGACACGATGCTTCTGTGTGTGCGTCTCGCCGTGCTGACTGCCGTAACACTCACCGTTCCCATCGTCCTCTTCCct atTCGCTCTTCCATCACCACGCTACTATTTGCTGGGCGAGAATTCAGCTGGATCCGACATATCCTCATTGCAGCCGCCATCTTGTTTTTCAACAATCTTCTCGTCATCTTCGTCCCAACAATCAGAGATATTTTCGGCTTTATAG GCTCCTCTGCTGCCACCAtgctcatcttcatcctcccaGCTGCCTTCTACCTGCGCTTGGTGAAGAGCATACCGTTCAGATCCACCCAGAAGATATCA GCAGCCATTTTCCTAATCGTGGGCATCATCTTCATGATTGGCAGCTTGTCTCTCATCATTCTTGACTGGATCCACAATCCTCCTGGTTCTGGAGGTGGCCATTAA